The following coding sequences are from one Gadus morhua chromosome 10, gadMor3.0, whole genome shotgun sequence window:
- the LOC115552848 gene encoding uncharacterized protein LOC115552848 has translation MLVHCGLTKSLGTSLQVGLVADECMVEEHWLRASSLLSLLKGPNVLVSILWEVVEALLARYHSDRPEESSIPTQVPRVMQERQEMEEKLLSQRLPEQLREQLHGTFGTWVQHGKLFGRALPMMSTAEQDLRGGDAAVLSNTLADDPVALDPSLDAPQKEQPDSPSRCDPSVMENSSCGPVAGDPLPPAAQPENGESNSVSTTDPVVIQRSTVGFVAQLFRGRDEMSSPSYIDRYRAFQNLVVREVHLLLQEEATMNQDNPGFERTLEHLKDPVQEVCFRFSYKTKQQIQFV, from the exons ATGCTGGTGCATTGCGGCCTTACCAAGTCCTTGGGGACCTCTCTCCAGGTAGGATTGGTTGCCGATGAATGTATGGTGGAGGAGCACTGGCTGAGGGCGTCTTCTCTCTTGTCTCTGTTGAAGGGCCCTAATGTGCTCGTCTCCATCCTGTGGGAGGTTGTCGAGGCCCTGCTGGCCCGGTACCATTCAGACCGCCCTGAGGAATCCTCCATCCCCACCCAAG TTCCCAGGGTGATGCAGGAGAggcaggagatggaggaaaaGCTGCTCAGCCAGAGGCTTCCTGAGCAGCTCAGGGAGCAACTCCACGGGACGTTTGGCACGTGGGTCCAACACGGCAAACTCTTTGGCAGGGCTCTCCCAATGATGAGCACCGCAGAGCAGGACCTCAGAGGAGGGGACGCAGCCGTCCTCAGCAACACTCTGGCTGACGACCCTGTCGCTCTGGACCCCAGTCTGGACGCCCCTCAGAAGGAGCAGCCCGACAGCCCCAGTCGTTGTGATCCGTCTGTGATGGAGAACAGTAGCTGTGGACCTGTCGCTGGAGATCCCCTTCCTCCAGCAGCTCAGCCGGAGAACGGAGAGTCTAACTCCGTCTCCACAACC GACCCGGTTGTGATCCAGCGGTCCACCGTTGGATTCGTGGCCCAGCTGTTCAGAGGCCGGGACGAAATGTCCTCCCCGTCCTACATCGACCGGTACCGGGCCTTCCAGAACCTGGTTGTCCGGGAAGTCCACCTCCTGCTGCAGGAGGAGGCCACCATGAACCAGGACAACCCTGGGTTTGAGCGGACCCTGGAGCACCTGAAGGACCCTGTGCAGGAGGTCTGCTTTAGGTTTAGTTATAAAACCAAACAACAAATTCAATTTGTTTAA